Proteins from one Oscillatoria nigro-viridis PCC 7112 genomic window:
- a CDS encoding TerB family tellurite resistance protein has product MDTTTITAEIVELLCRISRQKLREQDITPLVVFLTALISILRGVMIIDRTIAVEEEERLQKTLKAFASGDRDRVELIQRLVKGVSKQQVYFNPTELLTLTALFSESEKLLLIGSGYEMSAADGHIDLREQMYLQSIANRLGLDSRHIAVIDTLFTKEGTLDSEAFAEVQALLDPSEFESRDPVFGKAAKHLLSILLRK; this is encoded by the coding sequence ATGGACACCACCACGATTACCGCTGAAATTGTTGAGCTGTTGTGCCGCATTAGCCGGCAAAAGCTGCGCGAACAAGATATCACTCCTTTGGTAGTGTTTCTGACGGCTCTGATTTCCATCCTGCGCGGAGTGATGATTATTGACAGGACGATCGCAGTTGAAGAAGAAGAACGGCTGCAAAAGACTCTCAAAGCCTTTGCCAGCGGCGACCGCGATCGGGTAGAACTAATTCAGCGCCTTGTCAAAGGAGTATCCAAACAGCAGGTTTACTTCAACCCCACGGAATTGCTAACCCTGACAGCTTTGTTCTCCGAATCAGAAAAACTGTTGCTCATCGGTTCTGGCTACGAAATGTCAGCGGCAGACGGACACATCGACCTGCGGGAGCAAATGTACCTACAGTCGATCGCAAATCGGCTCGGCCTCGACTCCAGACACATTGCAGTCATAGACACTTTATTTACTAAAGAAGGAACCCTCGACTCTGAAGCTTTTGCCGAAGTTCAAGCTTTACTCGATCCCAGCGAATTCGAGTCCCGCGATCCGGTATTTGGCAAAGCAGCAAAGCACTTGCTGAGTATTTTACTCCGCAAATAA
- the menB gene encoding 1,4-dihydroxy-2-naphthoyl-CoA synthase produces the protein MQIEWQTAKTYEDILYHKSGGTAKITINRPHKRNAFRPKTVLELCDAFTDAREDTKIGVVLFTGAGPHTDGKYAFCAGGDQSVRGSAGYVDEGGIPRLNVLDLQKLIRSMPKVVIALVAGYAIGGGHVLHLICDLTIAADNAIFGQTGPKVGSFDGGFGASYLARVVGQKKAREIWFLCRQYSAQQALEMGLVNCVVPVEQLEIEGIQWAAEILEKSPIAIRCLKSAFNADCDGQAGLQELAGNATLLYYMTQEGAEGKQAFLEKRQPDFSQYPWLP, from the coding sequence ATGCAAATTGAATGGCAAACCGCCAAAACCTACGAAGACATTCTCTATCACAAAAGCGGCGGGACCGCCAAAATTACCATCAATCGACCTCACAAACGGAACGCTTTCCGTCCCAAAACCGTGCTGGAACTGTGCGATGCCTTTACTGATGCCCGCGAAGACACAAAAATCGGCGTTGTCCTGTTCACCGGTGCGGGGCCTCATACAGACGGCAAATACGCCTTTTGCGCCGGCGGCGACCAAAGCGTGCGGGGTTCGGCGGGATATGTAGACGAAGGTGGCATACCCCGGTTGAACGTGCTCGACTTGCAGAAGTTGATTCGATCGATGCCCAAAGTTGTAATTGCTTTAGTTGCAGGCTACGCAATTGGAGGGGGTCACGTTCTGCACTTAATTTGCGACTTGACGATCGCTGCTGACAATGCTATTTTCGGACAGACCGGCCCCAAAGTCGGCAGTTTCGACGGTGGTTTCGGAGCTAGCTATCTCGCCAGAGTCGTCGGCCAGAAAAAAGCCAGAGAAATTTGGTTTTTGTGTCGGCAGTACAGCGCGCAGCAAGCCCTAGAAATGGGTTTAGTCAACTGCGTCGTGCCCGTCGAACAACTAGAAATAGAAGGGATTCAGTGGGCTGCTGAAATTCTCGAAAAAAGTCCGATCGCGATTCGCTGTTTGAAATCTGCTTTTAATGCCGACTGCGACGGTCAAGCCGGTTTGCAAGAACTGGCGGGGAATGCCACTTTGCTGTACTATATGACCCAGGAAGGCGCCGAAGGCAAACAAGCCTTTTTGGAAAAACGGCAACCTGATTTTAGTCAATATCCTTGGCTGCCATAG
- a CDS encoding RNA-guided endonuclease InsQ/TnpB family protein: MFNLTFEFKLKPTATQIAVFEDWLEQCRKVYNYALRERKDWYNSRKCPIDSCSISSEYIIPAEVPRPTYSSQCKALTAYRKTSPALQRVNAQVLQQTLRRLEKAFVSMWEQNHGFPRFKKQGALRSLSFPQLGTTFHQGNRFKLPVIGSIKFCQSRPIPQGAIIKQARVVRRSSGWYIMLTLQWDVSIPYIIPHGNPVGIDVGLTNLIATSNGLLIKRTRFLADAERKLKLLQQRVTRKKIGSNNWKKAQKKVALLHEHVANCRKDWHRKLSHQICDDAGMVFVEDLNLVGLKAGMLGKHCLDAGFGQFFNILEQTCFKRGVYFQKVDPKKTSQICPNCLNETGKKELSELTHSCHNCGYTTDKDVAAAQVVLKRGLAAVGHTVKMLAEGKFIGIPAKQESPRL, encoded by the coding sequence GTGTTTAATTTGACGTTTGAATTTAAGTTGAAGCCCACAGCGACACAAATAGCAGTTTTTGAAGATTGGCTAGAACAGTGCCGCAAGGTGTACAACTATGCCCTAAGAGAACGCAAAGACTGGTACAACTCACGCAAATGTCCGATCGACTCTTGCTCCATTAGCTCCGAGTATATTATTCCTGCTGAGGTACCTAGACCGACATATTCAAGTCAGTGCAAGGCTTTAACGGCATACAGGAAGACCAGCCCCGCATTGCAGCGAGTCAACGCTCAGGTGTTGCAACAAACGCTGCGGAGATTGGAAAAAGCTTTCGTCAGTATGTGGGAGCAAAATCACGGGTTTCCTCGGTTCAAAAAACAGGGGGCTTTGAGGTCTTTGAGTTTCCCACAGTTGGGTACAACTTTCCATCAAGGCAACCGCTTTAAATTGCCTGTAATTGGCTCGATAAAATTTTGTCAGTCGCGTCCCATCCCCCAGGGCGCAATCATCAAACAAGCTCGCGTCGTTAGACGGTCTAGTGGCTGGTATATAATGTTGACTTTGCAATGGGATGTCTCAATTCCCTATATCATTCCTCACGGCAATCCCGTAGGAATTGATGTAGGGTTGACTAATTTGATTGCAACTTCTAACGGGCTTTTAATTAAAAGAACGAGGTTTTTAGCTGACGCCGAACGCAAGCTTAAATTGCTGCAACAGCGCGTTACTAGAAAAAAAATCGGGTCAAATAATTGGAAAAAGGCTCAGAAAAAAGTCGCTTTGCTGCACGAACACGTGGCAAACTGCCGAAAAGATTGGCATCGCAAGTTGTCACATCAAATCTGTGATGACGCGGGTATGGTGTTTGTCGAAGACCTTAATCTGGTCGGACTGAAAGCGGGGATGTTAGGTAAGCACTGCTTAGATGCTGGGTTTGGGCAATTCTTCAACATATTGGAGCAAACTTGCTTTAAGCGCGGTGTGTATTTCCAGAAAGTAGATCCTAAAAAGACTAGCCAAATCTGTCCCAATTGCCTTAACGAAACAGGCAAAAAAGAGTTATCAGAACTCACTCACTCGTGTCACAATTGCGGCTATACAACCGACAAAGATGTCGCAGCCGCACAAGTAGTTCTCAAGCGAGGACTTGCAGCCGTAGGGCATACGGTCAAGATGCTTGCCGAGGGTAAATTCATTGGAATCCCTGCGAAGCAAGAATCCCCACGCCTTTAG
- a CDS encoding SPOR domain-containing protein: protein MSKRSSVESPNHQSSSTPIKPALQAVLGSLDVNLEAELTTYRRHRRRAEQWVSPSVRTGKQTATTEQQLAQNLAPETAEETQQPLSLPLSLAGTQGDAPLATTKGGTKLSSSTFAPNKYLESSEKLIESLDESKAEPTVERSLAASLLTPLGLSSMLLFLLSCTALGYAVMYPSNLVKMAGLNRLLDRNAPSSSDSPASTAISDTSTKELPKAPNLVSKEFVELDLSTLSNVKPTASPIPSPSPKASIPPTPPAPPGPSGAVPIPTEDGNPARGREQGLNNLSTALLPTPSPSAAQPVPTLPTLPPTPSPAQPAATSPATASPAAASPAAASPLGRPARAADGFYYVVTDYTDEKSLQQARRAVPDAYVRNFSKGVKIQMGALNDPASAERLVKELQEKGVKPQYYQP, encoded by the coding sequence ATGAGTAAGCGTTCTTCGGTGGAATCCCCAAATCATCAATCCTCTTCAACCCCAATCAAGCCTGCTTTGCAAGCAGTCCTGGGGAGTCTAGATGTAAACCTAGAAGCAGAACTGACAACATACAGAAGGCACAGGCGGCGCGCCGAACAGTGGGTGTCGCCCTCAGTTCGTACCGGCAAGCAAACAGCCACAACCGAGCAACAGCTAGCCCAAAATTTGGCGCCGGAGACTGCGGAGGAAACCCAGCAGCCGCTATCGCTGCCCCTATCCCTTGCCGGCACTCAGGGCGATGCCCCCCTAGCAACTACCAAGGGCGGCACAAAATTATCTAGCAGTACCTTCGCACCCAACAAATATCTCGAATCAAGCGAAAAACTGATCGAAAGTTTGGACGAGTCAAAAGCTGAGCCTACGGTAGAACGCAGTTTAGCCGCCAGTTTGTTAACTCCCTTGGGACTGAGTTCGATGCTGCTGTTTTTGCTGTCATGCACAGCTTTGGGCTACGCAGTCATGTACCCGTCAAATCTAGTTAAGATGGCCGGCCTGAACCGTTTGCTCGATCGCAATGCACCCTCTTCAAGCGACAGTCCCGCCTCTACTGCCATCTCAGATACCAGCACCAAGGAACTGCCGAAAGCTCCCAATCTGGTATCCAAGGAATTTGTCGAGCTAGATTTGAGCACTCTCAGCAATGTCAAGCCGACAGCCAGCCCGATTCCTTCCCCGTCACCAAAAGCCTCAATCCCGCCAACTCCGCCAGCGCCTCCGGGCCCCAGCGGGGCTGTGCCAATTCCTACAGAAGACGGCAACCCGGCCAGAGGCAGGGAACAAGGACTCAACAATCTGAGTACGGCTTTGCTTCCTACTCCCAGCCCTAGCGCCGCCCAGCCAGTGCCGACACTGCCGACACTGCCTCCAACACCCTCCCCAGCCCAGCCTGCCGCCACATCCCCGGCGACAGCATCCCCAGCCGCCGCATCCCCAGCCGCCGCATCCCCACTGGGAAGGCCTGCACGGGCGGCAGACGGTTTCTATTACGTTGTCACCGATTACACCGACGAAAAATCGCTGCAGCAAGCCAGAAGAGCAGTTCCGGATGCCTACGTGCGGAACTTCTCAAAGGGTGTCAAGATCCAAATGGGGGCTTTGAACGATCCTGCCTCAGCAGAACGTTTGGTGAAAGAACTCCAAGAAAAAGGGGTGAAGCCACAATACTATCAGCCATAA
- a CDS encoding PspA/IM30 family protein, whose product MGLFDRLWRVIRANINSLVGAAEDPEKILEQAVMDMQEDLVQLRQAVAGAIAAQKRTERQCSQAESTAAEWHQRAQLALQKGEENLAREALTRKKSYQETATAMKASLAQQNAVVTKLKENMRTLESKISEAKSKKDMYIARARSAASSERLQEMMGNLSTGSALSAFERMEEKVMQLEARSEAIAELGTNDLEKKFLSLEGADDVDTELAAMKAQMLPGNNTPKLPSGEPPAS is encoded by the coding sequence ATGGGATTATTCGATCGCCTATGGCGAGTGATTCGAGCAAATATTAACAGTTTGGTCGGGGCTGCAGAAGACCCCGAAAAAATTCTGGAACAGGCTGTAATGGATATGCAGGAAGATTTAGTGCAGCTCAGACAAGCTGTGGCAGGAGCGATTGCAGCTCAAAAACGCACTGAACGCCAGTGCTCCCAAGCTGAGTCTACAGCAGCAGAATGGCATCAGCGGGCGCAGCTAGCTTTGCAAAAAGGCGAGGAAAATTTGGCGCGGGAAGCTCTGACGCGCAAGAAATCTTATCAAGAAACGGCAACGGCGATGAAAGCCAGTCTCGCACAACAGAACGCTGTTGTGACTAAACTTAAAGAAAATATGCGGACTCTCGAAAGTAAAATTTCCGAGGCAAAATCTAAAAAAGATATGTACATTGCCCGAGCTCGATCGGCCGCATCGTCGGAAAGACTTCAAGAAATGATGGGCAATCTCAGTACCGGCAGTGCTTTGAGCGCGTTTGAACGGATGGAAGAGAAAGTCATGCAGCTAGAAGCTCGCTCCGAAGCAATCGCAGAACTCGGAACTAATGATTTAGAAAAGAAGTTTCTCTCTCTCGAAGGTGCCGACGATGTGGATACCGAGTTGGCGGCGATGAAAGCACAAATGCTTCCGGGCAACAATACACCCAAATTGCCGTCGGGCGAGCCGCCCGCATCCTGA
- a CDS encoding PspA/IM30 family protein, which translates to MGLFDRISRVVKANLNDLVNKAEDPEKILEQSVTDMQEDLVQLRQAVASAIATQKRTQTQYNQAESQSNQWQQRAQLALQKGDETLAREALVRKKSHAETAATLKASLDQQSAQVESLKRNLIGLESKISEAKTKKDMLKARISAAKAQEQLNNTIGTLNTGSSMAAFDRMEEKVLQIEARAGASAELAAGSSNLEEQFRLLESGGDVDDELAQMKAQLTGGSVSQGQLPAAGKTAAASSSESSPVIDAELEELRSQLNKM; encoded by the coding sequence ATGGGATTATTTGACCGCATTAGCCGAGTCGTCAAAGCCAATCTTAACGATCTGGTCAATAAAGCTGAAGACCCGGAAAAGATTTTAGAACAGTCCGTTACGGATATGCAGGAAGACTTGGTGCAGTTGCGTCAGGCCGTTGCCAGCGCGATCGCCACTCAAAAGCGCACCCAGACTCAGTACAATCAAGCTGAATCTCAATCTAACCAGTGGCAGCAGCGCGCTCAGCTAGCCCTGCAAAAAGGAGACGAGACTTTGGCCAGGGAAGCGCTGGTTCGCAAAAAGTCTCACGCTGAAACGGCGGCTACGCTGAAAGCCAGTCTGGATCAGCAATCGGCTCAGGTGGAAAGTCTCAAGCGCAACTTGATCGGTTTGGAGAGCAAAATTTCTGAAGCTAAGACTAAGAAGGATATGCTCAAAGCGAGGATATCGGCTGCTAAGGCTCAGGAACAGCTCAACAATACCATTGGCACCTTGAATACTGGCAGTTCAATGGCGGCTTTCGATCGCATGGAAGAAAAAGTTTTGCAGATTGAAGCTCGCGCGGGGGCTTCGGCAGAATTGGCAGCCGGCAGCAGCAATTTAGAGGAACAGTTCCGCTTGCTCGAAAGCGGTGGTGATGTTGACGACGAGTTGGCTCAGATGAAAGCTCAACTGACCGGGGGTTCTGTGTCTCAAGGTCAATTGCCGGCTGCGGGTAAAACGGCAGCAGCTAGTAGCTCGGAGTCGAGCCCGGTGATTGACGCTGAGTTGGAAGAATTGCGATCGCAGCTCAATAAAATGTAG
- a CDS encoding RNA-guided endonuclease InsQ/TnpB family protein, producing the protein MLVFELKAYGKKQQFEAVDEAIRTVQFIRNKALRFWMENEKVNKYDLNKYSAILAKEFPFCDDLNSMARQSSSERAWSAISRFYDNCKKKVPGKKGFPQFQKDNRSVEYKTTGWRLADDRKSITFTDKKGIGKLKLKGTRDLHFYQRSQIKRVRLVRRADGYYVQFCIQVDRSEKIEITGNTIGLDVGLKEFYTDSNGVAVDNPRFLRKGERRLKKAQKRVSKRVKGSQNRKKARAILGKRHLKISRQRKDFAVKLARCVIQSNDCVVYEDLRIKNMVKNHCLAKSINDASWYMFRIWLEYFGKVFGRITIAVPANGTSQECSSCGTIVKKSLSTRTHACRCGCVLDRDWNAAKNILSRGLSTAGHVGTWILDPNACGELTATDVEVILHRQVDSANQESPRL; encoded by the coding sequence ATGCTAGTTTTCGAGTTGAAAGCATACGGTAAAAAGCAGCAATTTGAAGCTGTAGACGAAGCAATTAGAACGGTGCAGTTCATCCGCAACAAAGCATTGCGCTTTTGGATGGAAAACGAAAAAGTCAACAAATACGACTTGAATAAATACAGCGCCATTCTAGCGAAGGAATTCCCGTTTTGCGACGACTTAAACAGCATGGCCAGACAATCGAGTTCAGAAAGAGCGTGGTCGGCGATTTCACGATTCTACGACAACTGCAAAAAGAAAGTCCCAGGAAAAAAAGGGTTTCCGCAATTCCAGAAAGACAACCGCTCGGTAGAGTACAAAACTACGGGCTGGCGTCTGGCAGACGACCGGAAATCAATCACTTTTACCGATAAAAAAGGAATCGGCAAACTTAAATTAAAAGGAACCCGCGACTTGCATTTCTACCAGCGCAGTCAAATCAAACGAGTACGCTTGGTAAGGCGAGCAGACGGATATTATGTCCAGTTTTGCATTCAAGTTGACCGTTCTGAAAAGATTGAAATCACGGGTAACACCATCGGGTTAGATGTAGGACTTAAAGAGTTTTACACTGACTCAAATGGCGTTGCAGTTGATAACCCGCGTTTCCTCCGCAAGGGAGAACGCAGGTTGAAGAAAGCCCAAAAACGAGTTTCAAAACGAGTCAAGGGTTCGCAAAACAGAAAAAAAGCTAGAGCGATTCTAGGGAAGCGCCACCTCAAAATAAGCAGACAGCGTAAAGATTTTGCCGTGAAGTTGGCAAGATGCGTCATCCAGTCTAACGACTGTGTAGTCTACGAAGATTTGAGGATTAAAAATATGGTGAAGAATCACTGTCTGGCAAAATCGATTAACGACGCTTCTTGGTATATGTTCCGAATTTGGCTGGAATATTTTGGCAAAGTATTCGGAAGAATTACGATTGCCGTACCAGCTAACGGAACAAGTCAAGAATGCTCTAGTTGCGGAACAATTGTTAAGAAAAGTCTCTCAACGCGAACCCACGCTTGTCGGTGTGGATGCGTATTAGATCGTGACTGGAACGCAGCTAAAAATATCCTAAGTCGGGGATTGAGTACGGCGGGGCACGTCGGAACTTGGATCTTAGATCCGAACGCTTGTGGAGAATTGACCGCTACCGATGTTGAAGTAATTCTGCATCGGCAAGTCGATTCTGCGAATCAAGAATCTCCTCGGCTTTAG
- a CDS encoding Eco57I restriction-modification methylase domain-containing protein has product MTNRSTRALFHSKTLNTALRAFSFPQDMEVRRQKLGTWIAALKTGTLDEVKEVSLHGSFINDIFQDVLGYCSVIQGAGKAWEINAEQTISDGGGSADGAIGFFTAAGNPKGKAVSLQGKVIAPIELKGAKNDLDRPASGRSESAVDQGWRYANYTPDCRWIIVSNYRELRLYHTNKTPAYCEQFFLTDLADIAAFKRFYFLLCRRNFLPKNQAQTGSVIDRLLKDSDEAQEEITNKLYQEYKAIRLALVKHFRFSGPQDIPNRDRVLIEKAQKTLDRVLFIAFCEDKGLLPRNTIGNAHDHKDQYNPRLIWENYQSVFRWVDVGNDDPPVPGYNGGLFKFDPVLDAQLTVPNPLCSLLKNLTRFDFDTEVSVDILGHIFEQSVTDLEELNAETTGQEYNQKKGKRKTQGVFYTPAYITQYIVEVSLGGYLQRREQELRDLFLIGEVAEDSVQPPKKTAIKFWKAYRDEVLQKTRVIDPACGSGAFLIAAFDYLMQQYERVDRELNALGYKPKNGNSLEFDRSILSNNLYGVDLLPESAEITKLSLWLKTAEPGKTLTYLDDNIKAGNSIVADSNVADTAFDWQAEFPQIFADGGFDVVIGNPPYVRQELLSPIKPYLQANYESYNGVADLYTYFYELGLNILKPKGVLSYIVTNKWLRSGYGEPLRKLFASQGLLEQIIDFGHAPIFEDADTFPCIVAVRKPNASLCISETESEIDPGKSEPNSPVIVCPVPREELANINLTQYVQQHGYQISRSRFNANAWSLEPPAVDELMQKIKQVGVPLKDFAGVKPLYGIKTGFNEAFLIDEATKNSLVQADPKSAEIIRPYLRGQDIKRWSPEWANRNCSPQLRCSIANGATNGDGKICAFCRNGKFPKLKMQAATENSYRHKPTIKFN; this is encoded by the coding sequence ATGACAAATCGCTCTACTCGCGCCCTTTTTCACAGCAAAACACTCAACACTGCTTTGCGTGCTTTTAGCTTTCCGCAAGATATGGAAGTGCGCCGCCAAAAATTGGGAACGTGGATTGCTGCACTTAAAACTGGTACGTTAGACGAAGTTAAAGAAGTTTCGCTGCACGGCAGTTTTATTAATGATATCTTTCAGGATGTTTTGGGATATTGCTCGGTAATTCAAGGTGCGGGGAAAGCTTGGGAAATTAACGCGGAACAAACGATATCTGATGGGGGCGGTTCTGCTGACGGGGCGATCGGCTTTTTTACTGCTGCTGGCAATCCTAAAGGCAAAGCCGTGTCCCTGCAAGGAAAAGTGATTGCTCCGATCGAACTCAAGGGGGCGAAAAATGATTTAGACCGTCCCGCATCCGGGCGATCGGAGTCAGCAGTTGACCAAGGTTGGCGCTACGCTAATTATACACCAGATTGTCGCTGGATTATTGTCTCGAATTATCGAGAGTTGCGACTTTATCATACCAATAAAACTCCCGCTTATTGCGAACAATTTTTTCTGACTGACTTGGCGGATATTGCAGCTTTTAAGCGGTTTTACTTTCTGCTGTGTCGCCGCAATTTTTTGCCTAAAAACCAAGCTCAAACAGGTTCTGTTATTGACAGACTGTTAAAAGACTCTGACGAAGCTCAAGAGGAAATCACTAATAAATTATATCAAGAGTACAAAGCAATTCGACTTGCTCTCGTCAAGCATTTTCGCTTTTCTGGGCCGCAGGATATCCCCAACCGCGATCGCGTACTCATCGAAAAAGCTCAAAAAACTTTAGACCGCGTTTTATTCATTGCTTTTTGTGAAGATAAAGGGTTGCTGCCGCGAAACACGATCGGCAACGCTCACGACCACAAAGACCAATACAATCCTAGATTAATTTGGGAAAATTATCAATCTGTATTTCGCTGGGTAGATGTAGGAAATGATGACCCTCCTGTACCGGGATACAACGGCGGTTTATTTAAATTCGATCCGGTTTTAGACGCACAATTGACTGTGCCAAATCCCTTATGCAGTCTGCTTAAAAATTTGACGCGATTTGATTTTGATACCGAAGTTTCCGTCGATATTTTGGGGCATATTTTCGAGCAGTCTGTTACAGATTTGGAAGAATTAAATGCTGAAACGACCGGGCAGGAATACAATCAGAAAAAAGGCAAGCGGAAAACTCAAGGTGTGTTTTACACGCCTGCTTATATTACTCAATATATTGTCGAGGTTTCTCTCGGCGGCTATTTGCAGCGGCGAGAGCAAGAATTGCGCGATTTATTCCTAATTGGCGAAGTTGCTGAAGATTCGGTTCAGCCCCCAAAGAAAACTGCAATTAAGTTTTGGAAAGCGTATCGAGACGAGGTGCTGCAAAAAACGCGCGTCATCGATCCGGCGTGCGGTTCGGGTGCTTTTTTGATTGCGGCTTTTGATTATTTGATGCAGCAGTACGAAAGAGTCGATCGCGAATTGAATGCTTTGGGGTATAAGCCAAAAAACGGCAACTCTCTGGAATTTGACAGAAGCATTTTAAGTAACAACCTGTACGGCGTAGATTTGCTGCCGGAATCGGCGGAAATTACTAAACTTTCCCTGTGGTTGAAGACGGCGGAACCTGGTAAAACCCTGACGTATTTGGATGATAATATTAAAGCGGGAAACTCGATAGTCGCTGACAGTAATGTAGCAGATACAGCGTTTGATTGGCAAGCTGAATTTCCCCAGATTTTTGCTGATGGCGGTTTTGATGTTGTCATTGGCAATCCGCCTTACGTGCGGCAGGAGTTGCTATCTCCAATTAAACCATACTTGCAAGCAAATTATGAATCATATAACGGCGTAGCAGACCTTTATACTTACTTTTATGAACTCGGGTTAAACATTCTCAAACCGAAGGGTGTGCTTTCGTATATTGTCACAAATAAATGGCTGAGGTCTGGATACGGCGAACCTCTACGCAAGTTATTTGCCAGTCAAGGTTTACTAGAGCAAATTATTGATTTCGGACACGCGCCAATTTTTGAAGACGCTGATACTTTTCCCTGTATTGTCGCAGTCAGAAAACCTAACGCTTCTCTATGTATCTCTGAAACTGAAAGCGAGATTGACCCCGGTAAATCTGAACCTAATTCGCCTGTGATTGTTTGTCCGGTTCCGCGCGAGGAACTTGCGAATATCAACCTTACACAATACGTTCAACAACACGGCTATCAAATTTCGCGATCGCGCTTCAATGCGAATGCTTGGAGTCTGGAACCTCCGGCTGTTGATGAGCTGATGCAGAAAATAAAACAAGTGGGAGTTCCGCTAAAAGATTTTGCAGGCGTTAAGCCTTTATATGGCATAAAAACAGGGTTTAACGAAGCTTTTTTGATTGATGAAGCTACTAAAAATAGTCTGGTTCAAGCAGACCCTAAATCCGCTGAAATTATCAGACCTTATTTGCGAGGTCAAGATATTAAACGCTGGAGTCCAGAGTGGGCGAATCGTAACTGCTCACCGCAACTGCGTTGCAGTATCGCAAATGGAGCCACAAATGGTGATGGAAAAATTTGCGCGTTTTGTAGAAACGGGAAATTTCCCAAGCTCAAAATGCAGGCTGCCACTGAAAATAGCTACCGTCACAAGCCCACAATTAAGTTCAACTGA